A genomic segment from Bacillus cereus G9842 encodes:
- a CDS encoding response regulator aspartate phosphatase: MGADVVTREQMRHLLDDWYHSMLKQDVVKAKVLNEEIESKVIYIKEDQYAAFYHALLKFRYHVLIDSLSITENSFDEINTFIIPDDALLTHYYHLFKGIHAMYISNYIESQNHFEEAGKLIKYITSSLEHAEFNYRFAYLSYQTYKPLMAIDQIRLAKDEYEKHPGYEVCIALCENIFAMACIDLKQYEQAEEKLNLALDVFQKIDNERFITMVRHNLAWLYASQNLSSLAIRHLVEVIKSNPKHFKAMFVLAREYYKIGKIDTAAELIEKGLDICNKIQNKEFQHRFVILKEMNQKTSSVLLESTILNGILYFEKEGLLDCIQEYTEILAMQFYKEENHVKASKYFYINNQAQKKHLEKGALK, encoded by the coding sequence ATGGGAGCAGATGTAGTAACGCGGGAGCAAATGAGACACTTATTGGATGATTGGTATCATTCAATGTTAAAACAAGATGTGGTTAAAGCGAAAGTACTAAATGAGGAAATAGAGTCCAAGGTTATTTATATTAAAGAAGATCAGTATGCGGCATTTTATCACGCATTATTAAAATTCCGTTATCATGTGCTAATTGATAGTTTGAGTATTACAGAGAATAGTTTTGATGAAATTAATACCTTTATAATTCCTGATGACGCACTTTTAACACATTATTATCACTTATTTAAAGGTATTCATGCAATGTATATATCAAATTACATTGAGTCACAAAATCACTTTGAAGAGGCTGGGAAATTAATTAAATATATAACATCTTCGTTGGAACATGCTGAATTCAATTATAGATTTGCATATTTGTCTTATCAAACGTATAAACCATTGATGGCGATTGATCAAATACGTTTAGCAAAAGATGAATATGAAAAACATCCTGGCTATGAAGTTTGTATTGCTTTGTGTGAGAATATTTTTGCAATGGCTTGTATTGATTTAAAGCAATATGAACAAGCCGAAGAGAAGTTGAATTTGGCATTAGATGTATTTCAAAAGATAGATAATGAAAGATTTATTACAATGGTTCGTCATAATTTAGCATGGTTATATGCAAGTCAAAACCTTTCGAGTTTAGCAATTCGACATTTAGTAGAAGTAATAAAAAGTAATCCCAAACATTTCAAAGCAATGTTTGTATTAGCACGTGAATATTACAAAATTGGAAAAATCGATACTGCCGCTGAATTAATTGAAAAAGGATTAGATATATGTAATAAGATACAAAATAAAGAATTTCAGCACCGTTTTGTAATTTTAAAGGAAATGAATCAAAAGACGTCTAGTGTATTATTAGAATCCACTATTTTAAATGGGATTTTATATTTTGAGAAAGAAGGTTTGTTGGATTGTATTCAAGAATATACTGAGATTTTAGCTATGCAATTTTATAAAGAAGAAAACCATGTAAAGGCAAGTAAATATTTTTATATAAATAATCAAGCACAGAAAAAACATTTAGAAAAAGGGGCGTTGAAATAA
- a CDS encoding Phr family secreted Rap phosphatase inhibitor: MKKVGVIAKGLIFVGILSLGLNFSSTTQQAVNIGDGGAPARPDYVNIGDTGGAPADNRGDGGVSQL, translated from the coding sequence ATGAAAAAAGTAGGCGTAATAGCAAAAGGATTAATTTTTGTAGGGATTCTTTCATTGGGACTTAATTTTTCTTCTACTACACAGCAAGCAGTTAATATTGGTGACGGAGGAGCACCAGCAAGACCAGACTACGTTAACATTGGCGACACAGGAGGAGCACCAGCAGATAATAGGGGCGACGGCGGAGTAAGCCAACTATAA
- a CDS encoding alpha/beta fold hydrolase has translation MKRFKFYFISGIVLVLLIVCNFVDKPIAKVEEVKDTVMMKLNTKESMAQIDGQTIYFKQIGEGKPPLLMLHGFGGSSDGFSDIYPELARDHTIIAVDILGFGRSSKPIDFQYSFPAQVNLYYKLMKKLGYDQFAVLGHSMGGEMSLNLAYLYPDAVTHLILADSTGIESFQQKESYEVPPLSTDLQTVTEIAKYNKNEVKNSRDDKEHYDQLTKMRERRIAMEADKIKVPTLILWGRHDKSVSWKNGELYHGLFANSTFHIIEKGYHAPFRQEPIEFMEYVQAFFAKHPQ, from the coding sequence TTGAAACGGTTTAAATTTTATTTCATTAGCGGTATTGTGCTCGTTTTGTTAATCGTATGTAACTTCGTTGATAAGCCGATTGCGAAGGTTGAAGAAGTGAAAGATACTGTTATGATGAAGCTGAATACGAAAGAGAGTATGGCGCAAATTGATGGGCAGACGATTTATTTTAAGCAAATTGGTGAGGGAAAACCGCCGTTACTCATGTTGCATGGGTTTGGTGGTTCTTCTGATGGGTTTAGTGATATTTATCCGGAACTAGCGCGAGACCATACGATTATTGCGGTTGATATTTTAGGGTTTGGGCGTTCTTCTAAACCTATTGATTTTCAGTATTCGTTTCCTGCGCAAGTGAATTTATATTATAAGTTAATGAAGAAGCTCGGATACGATCAGTTTGCGGTGCTCGGCCATTCAATGGGCGGAGAGATGTCCCTTAATTTAGCGTATTTATATCCGGATGCAGTGACGCATCTCATCTTGGCGGATTCCACAGGGATAGAGTCTTTCCAGCAAAAAGAAAGTTATGAAGTACCACCGCTATCGACGGACTTACAAACTGTAACTGAGATTGCGAAGTATAATAAAAATGAAGTGAAAAATAGTCGTGATGATAAAGAGCATTATGATCAGCTTACGAAAATGAGAGAGCGCCGCATTGCGATGGAAGCAGATAAAATTAAGGTACCGACTTTAATTTTATGGGGACGACATGATAAGAGTGTTTCTTGGAAAAATGGTGAACTGTATCATGGGCTATTTGCGAATAGTACGTTTCATATTATTGAAAAAGGATACCACGCACCGTTTCGTCAGGAACCAATTGAGTTTATGGAATATGTACAAGCATTTTTCGCGAAGCATCCACAATAA
- a CDS encoding sporulation YhaL family protein — protein METLPWWVYLVIVGIVLSGYMVLYTSKKEQDMDNEFIEKEGEVYMKRLEEEREKRNQDSDKDSVLL, from the coding sequence TTGGAAACTTTACCATGGTGGGTGTATCTTGTAATTGTCGGGATTGTACTAAGTGGCTACATGGTTTTATATACTTCGAAAAAAGAGCAAGATATGGATAATGAGTTTATCGAAAAAGAAGGCGAAGTATATATGAAGCGTTTAGAAGAAGAGCGCGAGAAACGTAATCAGGATAGTGATAAAGATTCGGTATTGCTTTAA
- a CDS encoding DUF2935 domain-containing protein encodes MHRDETSLHPDTGVTSVMFVERSLNEIRFWSRIMKEHSFFLRLGFRCEDTQLIEEANQFYRLFEHIEQIAHSYTNETDPEQIKRFNAEVQQAATNIWGFKRKILGLILTCKLPGQNNFPLLVDHTSREADYFRKRLIQLNEGKLDALPDAIIKENVFFLRIMADHAKFIGHLLDPSERKLVDTARNFSNDFDELMYQAIDLESMKPQSQTVPLLDQFLDQNRVSVTSLRDFKKTARDLIEQCKIKSIIHPLLADHVFREADRFLEIIDMYDVHLTNIQSQPRY; translated from the coding sequence ATGCATAGGGATGAAACATCATTACATCCTGATACAGGTGTTACATCTGTAATGTTTGTTGAGCGTTCATTAAATGAAATTCGTTTTTGGTCTAGAATCATGAAGGAGCATTCTTTTTTTCTTCGCTTAGGGTTTAGATGCGAGGATACTCAACTAATTGAAGAGGCTAATCAATTTTATCGATTGTTTGAACATATCGAACAAATAGCGCATTCCTATACAAATGAAACAGATCCTGAGCAAATAAAAAGATTTAATGCAGAAGTACAACAAGCCGCAACTAATATTTGGGGATTTAAAAGAAAAATTTTAGGATTAATTCTCACATGTAAATTGCCAGGACAAAATAACTTTCCACTGTTAGTTGACCATACAAGTAGGGAAGCTGACTATTTTAGAAAACGTTTAATACAATTAAATGAAGGGAAATTAGATGCCCTTCCTGATGCTATTATTAAAGAAAATGTTTTCTTTTTACGGATTATGGCAGACCATGCTAAATTTATTGGCCATCTTCTTGATCCATCGGAAAGAAAGCTTGTAGATACAGCACGGAATTTTAGCAATGATTTTGATGAATTGATGTATCAAGCAATTGACTTAGAATCTATGAAACCACAATCCCAAACAGTCCCACTTTTAGATCAATTTTTAGATCAAAATCGTGTGTCGGTTACATCTCTTCGGGATTTTAAGAAAACAGCACGTGATTTAATTGAGCAATGTAAAATAAAGAGTATCATTCATCCATTATTAGCAGACCATGTTTTCCGTGAAGCTGATAGATTTCTTGAAATCATTGATATGTATGATGTTCATCTTACAAATATTCAATCACAACCTAGATATTAG
- a CDS encoding oxalate decarboxylase family bicupin, producing MKKRTVNEAGGNVPQPIRSDGAGAIDSGPRNVMRDIQNPNMLVPPITDAGLVPNLKFSFSDTSMILKQGGWSREITARELPVSTTIAGVNMSLTAGGVRELHWHKEAEWAYMLLGRARITAVDQNGRNFIADVGPGDLWYFPPGIPHSIQGLEHCEFLLVFDDGHFSDLSTLAISDWFAHTPKEVLSANFGVPESAFHSIPSGQVYIYQGEVPGSLESQEVQSPKGEVPLTFKHELLKQKPIKTPGGSVRIVDSTNFPISKTIAAALVEVEPGGMRELHWHPNNDEWQYYLTGEARMTVFLGNGTARTFDYRAGDVGYVPFATGHYIQNTGTETLWFLEMFRSNRFEDVSLNQWMALTPKEIVESNIHVGPQVMDSLRKEKWPVVKYPGFSYSPKNDE from the coding sequence ATGAAGAAACGTACTGTTAATGAAGCGGGAGGGAATGTGCCACAACCAATCCGCAGCGACGGAGCAGGTGCGATTGATTCTGGACCTCGTAATGTTATGCGGGATATTCAAAATCCGAATATGCTTGTTCCGCCTATAACGGATGCAGGGTTAGTTCCTAACTTGAAGTTTTCATTCTCGGACACTTCTATGATTTTGAAACAAGGCGGGTGGTCTCGGGAGATTACTGCTCGGGAACTACCGGTTTCGACGACGATTGCGGGAGTGAATATGAGTTTAACGGCCGGTGGAGTACGAGAACTACATTGGCATAAAGAGGCAGAATGGGCGTATATGCTTTTAGGACGGGCGCGCATAACGGCTGTTGATCAAAATGGGCGTAATTTTATTGCTGATGTTGGACCAGGTGATCTTTGGTATTTTCCGCCTGGTATTCCGCATTCCATTCAAGGATTGGAACATTGTGAATTTCTACTTGTTTTCGATGATGGACATTTTTCTGATTTATCTACTTTAGCTATTTCTGATTGGTTTGCGCATACGCCAAAAGAAGTGTTGTCGGCTAATTTTGGAGTACCTGAGAGTGCTTTTCATTCTATCCCTTCAGGTCAAGTTTATATTTATCAAGGAGAGGTGCCAGGTTCGCTTGAAAGTCAGGAAGTTCAATCACCGAAAGGGGAAGTTCCTTTAACATTTAAACATGAACTGTTAAAACAAAAGCCAATTAAGACTCCTGGTGGTAGCGTTCGAATTGTAGATTCTACAAATTTCCCTATTTCAAAAACGATCGCAGCAGCGCTCGTTGAGGTTGAGCCTGGTGGAATGAGAGAACTTCATTGGCACCCGAATAATGATGAATGGCAATATTATTTGACAGGAGAAGCGAGAATGACTGTGTTTCTTGGAAATGGTACCGCTCGTACATTTGATTATAGAGCTGGTGATGTCGGATATGTACCGTTTGCGACGGGGCATTATATTCAAAATACAGGTACCGAAACATTATGGTTTTTAGAGATGTTCAGAAGCAATCGTTTTGAAGATGTATCGTTAAATCAATGGATGGCACTGACTCCTAAAGAAATAGTGGAGAGTAATATACATGTTGGCCCGCAAGTAATGGATTCCCTGCGTAAGGAGAAGTGGCCTGTTGTGAAATATCCGGGGTTTTCATATAGTCCGAAAAATGATGAGTAA
- a CDS encoding helix-turn-helix domain-containing protein has product MIFSERLKEEREKRNWSQNDLAEKIHVSRQSVSKWETGKNYPSIEIIIHLSDLFDITIDELLRSDEELTQKVIEDSKKLAYPKWKVFFDSLFMIGVFLLIAKIVVWMLNKFAGASIAIVADAPYVMNLLPLVFMIIGGIGSDKLKKIYK; this is encoded by the coding sequence ATGATTTTTAGTGAGCGTTTAAAAGAAGAAAGGGAAAAAAGAAATTGGTCGCAAAATGATTTGGCTGAAAAAATTCATGTAAGTAGGCAATCTGTTTCGAAATGGGAGACGGGAAAGAACTATCCGAGCATTGAAATTATTATTCATTTAAGTGATTTGTTCGATATTACGATTGATGAACTGCTAAGGAGTGATGAAGAATTGACGCAGAAAGTAATTGAAGATAGTAAGAAATTGGCATATCCAAAATGGAAGGTGTTTTTTGATAGTTTATTTATGATAGGGGTATTTTTACTTATTGCAAAAATCGTTGTATGGATGCTAAATAAATTTGCTGGAGCAAGTATTGCAATTGTAGCAGATGCGCCATATGTAATGAATCTTTTGCCCCTTGTATTCATGATTATAGGTGGTATAGGTTCTGATAAGTTGAAGAAAATATATAAATAG
- the glpP gene encoding glycerol uptake operon antiterminator GlpP produces the protein MEFHEQKILPAVRQIKDLEKLLHSSYEYIVILDIHVGQLKSVISLAKQYCKKVFLHVDLIHGLQSDGHATEYLCQEFRPYGLLSTKASVIMKAKQKGVVAIQRIFLIDSSAMEKSCNLLDKTKPDYIEVLPGAMTDIIAEVKERTGVPILAGGFIRTVEDVERALNAGATAITTSKRELWKHYQKK, from the coding sequence ATGGAATTTCATGAACAGAAGATTTTGCCGGCAGTGAGGCAAATTAAAGATTTGGAAAAGCTATTACATAGTTCGTATGAATATATCGTTATTTTAGATATTCATGTCGGCCAATTGAAGAGTGTTATATCACTTGCGAAGCAATATTGTAAAAAGGTGTTTTTACATGTGGATTTAATTCATGGCTTGCAGAGTGATGGGCATGCGACGGAATATTTATGTCAGGAGTTTCGACCGTACGGGTTACTTTCGACAAAGGCGAGCGTTATTATGAAGGCGAAGCAAAAAGGTGTTGTGGCAATACAACGCATCTTTTTAATCGATTCGAGTGCGATGGAGAAGAGCTGCAATCTTTTAGATAAGACGAAACCGGATTATATTGAGGTGCTTCCAGGAGCAATGACGGATATTATCGCTGAAGTGAAAGAGCGTACTGGTGTACCGATTTTAGCAGGTGGTTTTATTCGTACTGTAGAAGATGTGGAAAGAGCTTTAAACGCTGGTGCGACAGCGATTACGACGTCAAAACGCGAACTATGGAAACATTACCAAAAAAAGTGA